A stretch of Limanda limanda chromosome 7, fLimLim1.1, whole genome shotgun sequence DNA encodes these proteins:
- the LOC133005649 gene encoding twist-related protein 2-like — protein sequence MREEEQSNDDHPEGGVVSSQENIGRPPSNACPVVVATPGATGRKRQTGSHPEDQVATVAPTTVVDDSKVKPVDEIQVYTPSGTKRVKRSPLHRPPSSGPSLSPVPGPSPGDLLALEDPHGQRVIANIRERQRTQSLNDAFASLRKIIPTLPSDKLSKIQTLKLASRYIDFLYQVLESDEMDSKQAGCNYLAHERLSYAFSVWRMEGAWSTMSASH from the coding sequence atgagagaggaggagcagtctaATGATGACCACCCTGAGGGAGGGGTGGTTTCCAGCCAGGAAAACATCGGTAGACCACCTTCTAACGCATGTCCCGTTGTCGTAGCAACACCAGGGGCCACCGGGCGTAAAAGGCAGACCGGCTCACATCCGGAGGATCAGGTCGCCACAGTTGCTCCCACCACAGTAGTGGATGATAGCAAAGTCAAGCCAGTGGACGAGATCCAGGTCTACACTCCTTCTGGAACCAAGAGGGTCAAGAGGAGTCCTCTGCACCGGCCACCTTCCTCAGGCCCCTCCCTTTCCCCCGTCCCCGGTCCGAGTCCTGGAGACCTCTTAGCCCTCGAGGACCCGCACGGTCAGCGGGTGATTGCCAACATCCGGGAGCGTCAGCGGACACAATCTCTGAACGATGCCTTTGCCTCGTTGCGTAAGATAATCCCCACGCTTCCCTCTGACAAACTGAGCAAGATCCAGACCCTCAAGCTGGCATCACGCTACATAGATTTCCTCTACCAGGTGTTGGAGAGCGACGAGATGGACTCTAAACAAGCTGGATGTAACTACCTTGCACATGAAAGACTGAGCTACGCCTTCTCTGTGTGGAGAATGGAGGGAGCCTGGTCGACCATGTCCGCGAGTCACTAA